The sequence AATCTGCTACATTTCTACTATGTGCCGTCCCCCCGCCCCGCTTATAGGTACACTAATGGGAAGAGAGAACTTGTCGACTATTAAATCTAGTTTTGTTGCCATAATCCCTCTTAAACCTTGTCTACTTTTGACATTACAGGTTTGAGGGTTTTTGTTTTCTATGAAGGGGTGGGGTTACTTATTTGAACTAGTCAATTGGTAGAATTGTCACATGACTGAGAGCTTCCTATGGAAAGTATCAAGTTCTAAATGTGTGCAAACctttacacttgtacacattgATGTTGTGCTTCTGCTATCGTCATGCTACTATTCTTAAAGTTCCTTCATTCTTCCATCCTTCATTCAGTTGTTTGTGAAACTAAGCATGTCAGAATAAGCGAGGCATGCATTTTGAGCCTAAATAATTGTCTATTCATTTGTGTGTTGAACAGAAGTTTCAGCTGCCTGCAAGAGAGAGTTGCTTTGCATGTCAGAAGACTGTCTACCCCATGGAACGCTTTTTTGCCAATCAGCAAGTGTATCACAACAGCTGCTTCCGCTGTACTCACTGCTCCACCAAGCTCAGGTACGTGACAGTCTAATGCATGCAGTTGGGAGTGACTTAAGCCCATGTGTATACAGCAACCTATCGGTCTACTATGAGCCTGTTACACAGGACACATTACTCTCTATGTTATGTGGGTAGTCTATATACAAGCTGGAGAAAACCTTTTTCTGGACACAGTTTGCACATTTAACTTGTGGGTCAATGATCTGTATTTCAAAATTGTCTTCTCTGGTCTTTTGTCAACAAAGTGTTGAAACGCCTGGGTACCGCCTGTGCGTGTCAGTCCTTTGTTGCAGCATTCTACATCACAGTATGCAGAAGAGAGAATCAGGAGAAGTACTATTATATAACTGCTCtgcttattaaattaaaataccaGATGTTTAAAGGACTGCTAAATACAATTTCTTAGCAAGCAATTGAAGCACTGGTCTGTCTTCCCTGACCTCCCTATGCAGCCTGTATGTGAAAGGAAATATACCAACGTCAAGATACATCTCACATCTTAGATGGTGGCCCAAAGGATGCAGGCAAATAAACAGCTTGCAAAGCTTTCAGATCTTGTTCAACCTCCAAAATTGCTTGCTGTGCCCCTGTGTTTGGATTCAGTTTCCTCTGCAGAACTGCTTTTTTAATGGCTGGCTAACTCAAGTCTATAAACACTTCCATTATTTCTGATATAGTTTGGTAATTATTACATAATGTATGCAATTATAGGCTTCATTTCTCATTAATTGACGGCCACGTTTTATGAACCAGGTGTATGCTTTTGGTGCATTATAATACTGAGAAAGGTGTTTTGTTACAgtaaaactatatttattttgttctttcAACAGTCTTGGGAACTATGCCTCACTGCATGGCAATGCGTATTGCAAGCCTCACTTTAACCAGCTATTCAAGGCGAAAGGAAACTACGATGAGGGCTTTGGGCATAAACCACACAAAGAATTGTGGGAGGGTAAGAAAGACTTCATTGAAAACCAGGAGACCATAGTCCGACAGACTAATGACACTGAAGACCCCGGCAGCCCTGTCGTAGAAGAAGCGCCAATTGCTAAAGTTGGTGTTCTGGCAGCATCTATGGAAGCTAAAAGTGGTAGTATTGCACTTGATCGTGAAAAACAGGTGGAGACCAAAAAGCTAAAAATTGCTTGGCCACCTCCAACTGAATCCTCTGGCTCAGGAGCCTCTTTGGAAGAGAACGTTAAAGTGTTCAAGCCAAAATGGCCACCAAGCGAAGACCTTGTGAAAACCGAGAGTGAGGAATATTCTGACCTGAAGAAACTACGGAGAACTTCCTCTCTTAAAGAACGCAGCCGTCCATTCACATTAAGTGTGGCAAAGCCAGTGGTCACCAACAACCAGAAACAACCAGAAAGCTTGTCTATGCCGTCGCCTGTATTGAAAAAGTTTGATTCTTTAAAACTTAGGGATGACTTGGAAGCAGGGCAAGAAGAAATAACAGTGAATATAGAGAGAGTGCCCATGCTGGATCTTGCAGACAAATTACCCAGAGAAACTGAAGCCAAGGAAGAGACGACTGCTCCAGTTGAAGATCAAAGCTTCTTAGAAAATGGGGACACTTATGAGATGGAGGTTTCCGACCAGCAACTCTCCCCTGAAGGGTCTAGCCATTCTAAACACTCCAGCATGGAAGATCTAGCAACGACTAAGGAGGAGCTGTCTCCAATTCAGAACCGCAAGTCTCAAGACATTGGTTACTGGGAGGG is a genomic window of Mixophyes fleayi isolate aMixFle1 chromosome 2, aMixFle1.hap1, whole genome shotgun sequence containing:
- the LIMA1 gene encoding LIM domain and actin-binding protein 1 isoform X3; the encoded protein is MDSRFKRGQWASQSLRVTARELSLVKPKNAAIMERFSKYQKAAEESSVDKKRTHPQREPGKINVGRLMTENSISNEDSDASFSEKSPSISSPDSSPSKLVAQKSLEISHVLETSSLKDRMAKYQAALSKQSKPVSPTQNDVKVVWNDVVNQKSEQKENVPPSPSRSNSSFDGEKRSLSENSPVTPRSRTDSNGKLEEENQRPSSSPGYNPQIRALNQLESSPPKITKKFQLPARESCFACQKTVYPMERFFANQQVYHNSCFRCTHCSTKLSLGNYASLHGNAYCKPHFNQLFKAKGNYDEGFGHKPHKELWEGKKDFIENQETIVRQTNDTEDPGSPVVEEAPIAKVGVLAASMEAKSGSIALDREKQVETKKLKIAWPPPTESSGSGASLEENVKVFKPKWPPSEDLVKTESEEYSDLKKLRRTSSLKERSRPFTLSVAKPVVTNNQKQPESLSMPSPVLKKFDSLKLRDDLEAGQEEITVNIERVPMLDLADKLPRETEAKEETTAPVEDQSFLENGDTYEMEVSDQQLSPEGSSHSKHSSMEDLATTKEELSPIQNRKSQDIGYWEGEEVEELSVEDQIKRNRYYEEDDSD